One genomic segment of Mastomys coucha isolate ucsf_1 unplaced genomic scaffold, UCSF_Mcou_1 pScaffold22, whole genome shotgun sequence includes these proteins:
- the LOC116067826 gene encoding olfactory receptor 2Z1 → MGTSNVSATSDFILVGLFSYTGPHLVLLFLVATMFIIGLLGNTILIFLIATDSRLHTPMYFLLSQLSLLDVGFPLVTIPKMVADFLQGENVISFGGCATQMFFLMFMGVSEGVLLSLMSYDRYVAVCHPLHYQVLMRSQVCLVMVGTSWFSGALVASIQTSITLQFPYCASHTVDHFFCELPALLKLSCADTSAYELALSISGVLILLLPLSLIFTSYGHVLGAVLLMRSAEARHKAFTTCSSHVAVVGLFYGAAVFMYMVPGSYHSPQQDNVVSLFYSLITPTLNPLIYSLRNREVRMSLVKVMGRSDFRAK, encoded by the coding sequence ATGGGGACTTCAAATGTGTCAGCAACCTCCGATTTCATCCTTGTGGGGCTCTTCAGCTACACAGGGCCCCATCTTGTCCTGCTCTTCCTCGTGGCCACCATGTTTATTATAGGCCTGCTAGGCAACACCATCCTGATTTTTCTGATTGCCACAGACTCCAGgctccacacacccatgtacttccTGCTTAGCCAACTCTCACTTCTGGATGTCGGCTTCCCACTGGTTACCATCCCCAAAATGGTGGCTGATTTTCTGCAAGGAGAGAATGTCATAAGTTTTGGAGGATGCGCCACCCAGATGTTCTTCCTCATGTTCATGGGCGTCTCTGAGGGTGTCCTTCTGTCCCTCATGTcttatgaccgctatgtggccgtATGCCACCCCCTGCATTACCAGGTGCTCATGAGAAGCCAAGTGTGTCTGGTGATGGTGGGCACATCTTGGTTCTCAGGTGCCTTGGTGGCCTCCATTCAGACCTCCATCACCCTGCAGTTCCCCTACTGTGCCTCACACACTGTGGACCACTTCTTCTGTGAGCTGCCAGCTCTCCTCAAGCTGTCATGTGCAGACACATCAGCCTATGAGTTGGCGCTCTCCATCTCTGGGGTGCTGATCTTACTGCTGCCCCTGTCTCTCATCTTCACCTCCTATGGCCACGTTCTGGGAGCTGTACTGCTCATGCGCTCAGCTGAAGCTAGACACAAGGCTTTCACCACGTGCTCCTCACATGTGGCTGTAGTGGGTCTCTTTTACGGGGCAGCCGTATTCATGTACATGGTCCCAGGCAGCTACCACAGCCCACAACAGGACAATGTGGTGTCTCTCTTCTACAGCCTCATCACCCCCACTCTCAACCCCCTCATCTACAGCTTGAGAAACAGAGAAGTTCGAATGTCCTTGGTCAAGGTCATGGGCAGGTCTGACTTCAGGGCAAAGTGA
- the LOC116104459 gene encoding olfactory receptor 1361-like: MEAANFSRVSEFLLLGLSQDPRQQQLLFSAFLSMYLLTGLGNLLIILAIAADPRLHTPMYFFLANLAFVDVCFTSTTIPKMLANHVSGHKGISYSGCLTQMFFFIWFAGIDSFLLTAMAYDRFVAICHPLHYTTSITPRLCGFLVTVSWALAFANALTHTVLLTRLSFCAHNQVPHFFCDLSPLLKLACSDTSLNDAMVYTVGALPIITPFVGILTSYTRIFTAVLRIPSTGGKWKAFSTCGSHLSVVSLFYGTLIGVYFSPTSSHTAQKDTVAAVMYTVVTPMLNPFIYTLRNRDMKGALGTLVQRTAVLVR; encoded by the coding sequence atggaaGCAGCCAACTTCAGCAGGGTCTCCGAGTTCCTGCTGCTAGGCTTGTCACAGGACCCCAGACAGCAGCAGCTGCTTTTCTCCGCCTTCCTGAGCATGTACCTACTCACAGGCCTAGGGAACCTGCTCATCATCCTAGCCATTGCTGCTGATCCCAGGCTgcacacccccatgtacttcttcctggcCAACCTGGCCTTTGTAGATGTCTGcttcacctccaccaccatcccCAAGATGCTAGCCAACCATGTGTCGGGACACAAAGGCATCTCTTACTCTGGTTGCCTCACACAGATGTTCTTCTTCATCTGGTTTGCTGGCATCGACAGCTTCCTGCTGACTGCCATGGCCTACGACCGCTTTGTGGCTATCTGTCACCCTCTACATTATACAACCTCGATCACGCCCCGGCTCTGTGGCTTCCTGGTCACTGTATCCTGGGCCTTAGCCTTTGCAAATGCCCTGACCCACACAGTCCTTCTGACTCGCCTCTCGTTCTGTGCCCACAACCAGGTCCCCCACTTCTTCTGTGACCTCAGCCCACTTCTGAAGCTGGCCTGTTCAGACACCTCTCTCAATGATGCCATGGTGTACACAGTGGGTGCGTTGCCCATCATCACCCCCTTCGTGGGCATCTTGACCTCCTACACGCGCATCTTCACAGCAGTACTGAGGATCCCGTCTACAGGAGGGAAATGGAAAGCGTTCTCCACCTGTGGCTCCCATCTCTCTGTGGTGTCCCTCTTCTACGGGACACTGATTGGGGTGTACTTCAGTCCCACATCCTCCCACACAGCCCAGAAGGACACAGTAGCTGCAGTGATGTACACTGTGGTCACCCCCATGCTGAACCCCTTCATCTATACCCTGAGGAACAGGGACATGAAAGGTGCCCTGGGGACCCTTGTCCAAAGGACAGCAGTCCTTGTCAGGTAG